In the Aneurinibacillus soli genome, one interval contains:
- the kdpF gene encoding K(+)-transporting ATPase subunit F encodes MVIAGIIVLILVIYLGFVLINPEKF; translated from the coding sequence ATGGTAATCGCAGGAATCATCGTGCTTATACTGGTGATTTATTTAGGTTTTGTCCTTATTAATCCAGAAAAATTTTAA